A single region of the Phycisphaerae bacterium RAS1 genome encodes:
- the fabG_2 gene encoding 3-oxoacyl-[acyl-carrier-protein] reductase FabG, whose amino-acid sequence MSLNEQVAIVTGGSRGIGQAICIELARQGATVLAAARGVARTREWIAAEPELASRLIAVELDVTDKAACARLIDEAAEKHGRLDILVNNAGITRDGLLMSMEDDQFDQVIQTNLTAAFWLCRAAVRHMIRARRGRIINIASISGVMGNAGQANYAAAKAGLIGLTKSIAKEVGKRGVTCNAVAPGFIETEMTDILPDQLKQNVKQLIPLQRFGTPAEIAGLVAFLSGPAASYITGQCIVADGGLHM is encoded by the coding sequence ATGAGCCTGAACGAACAGGTCGCCATCGTCACTGGCGGATCGCGCGGCATCGGCCAGGCGATCTGCATCGAACTCGCGCGACAGGGCGCCACGGTCCTCGCCGCCGCTCGCGGCGTCGCCCGAACGCGCGAGTGGATCGCCGCCGAGCCGGAGCTGGCGTCGCGGCTGATCGCGGTCGAGTTGGATGTGACTGACAAGGCGGCGTGTGCGCGCCTGATCGACGAAGCAGCCGAGAAACACGGCCGGCTCGACATCCTGGTGAACAACGCCGGCATCACGCGCGACGGCCTGCTGATGAGCATGGAAGACGACCAGTTCGACCAGGTGATCCAGACCAATCTGACCGCCGCCTTCTGGCTGTGCCGCGCCGCCGTGCGTCACATGATCCGCGCCCGCCGCGGGCGGATCATCAACATCGCCAGCATCAGCGGCGTGATGGGCAACGCCGGGCAGGCGAACTACGCCGCCGCCAAGGCCGGTCTGATCGGCCTGACCAAGTCGATCGCGAAGGAAGTCGGCAAGCGCGGCGTGACGTGCAACGCCGTGGCGCCGGGATTCATTGAGACGGAGATGACCGACATCCTGCCCGACCAGCTCAAGCAGAATGTCAAGCAGCTCATTCCGCTGCAGCGCTTCGGAACGCCCGCGGAGATCGCCGGGCTGGTCGCGTTCCTGTCCGGGCCGGCGGCGAGCTATATCACCGGGCAGTGCATCGTGGCCGATGGCGGTTTGCACATGTAG